The following proteins come from a genomic window of Musa acuminata AAA Group cultivar baxijiao chromosome BXJ1-7, Cavendish_Baxijiao_AAA, whole genome shotgun sequence:
- the LOC135679523 gene encoding MACPF domain-containing protein NSL1-like isoform X2 — protein sequence MMMMVPSGRAEMTQEAVAEKAVAAIGCGYDLCSDLWLSHVKPDSEGRRLIELDQSLAHDLVLPGGVVVPNVPKSIECDRGSRTRFRSDVVSFHQMAELFNQCLSLSGKIPSGTFNAMFDFRGRWQKDASATKSLAFDAWYVTLYGVELVSSRVVLLDKVKQEVPSSWDPAALAEFIEKYGTHIIVGLKMGGKDVVCVKQQQDSLLQETDVQNLLKKLADERFSETTNGDLILGEGKSSDKPKDIVSIVVRRGGINNNQSHNKWLATIPQSPDLVTMSFVPITSLLNGITGSGFLSHAVNLYLRYKPPIEELGHFLEFQIPRHWAPAFGELPLGPRVKKQSLQSLQFTLLGPRLYVNNIQVDSGNRPVTGIRLYLEGKRNDRLAVHLQHLSSLPNMYQLSDATTYADDDTVFNDRQYYEPIKWSLLSHVCTAPIQYNGACIDDSASIVTKAWLQVKEMGMRKVLFLRLGFSNVTSMTIRRSEWDGPAMVSRKSGIISTLITSRFSTGLIPEPKPMVEVNSAIYPKGPPVPIRMPKMSRIVDTTETSRGPDDLPGYWVVTGAKLCVEGGKIFLRVKYSLLVEMPEDDFLM from the exons atgatgatgatggtgcctTCCGGTCGGGCCGAGATGACGCAGGAGGCGGTGGCCGAGAAGGCCGTGGCGGCGATCGGCTGCGGCTACGACCTGTGTTCCGACCTCTGGCTCTCCCACGTGAAGCCCGATTCCGAAGGCCGCCGCTTGATCGAGCTCGACCAAAGCCTCGCTCACGACCTCGTTCTGCCGGGAGGAGTCGTGGTTCCCAACGTCCCCAAGTCCATCGAGTGCGACAGAGGGTCGAGGACGAGGTTCCGGAGCGATGTCGTCTCGTTTCACCAG ATGGCGGAGCTGTTCAATCAGTGTCTTTCGCTGTCGGGGAAAATACCTTCTGGTACGTTCAACGCCATGTTTGATTTCAGGGGACGCTGGCAGAAGGACGCATCAGCTACCAAGAGCCTCGCCTTCGATGCTTGGTACGTAACTCTCTACGGTGTCGAGCTTGTGAGCTCTCGAGTAGTGTTGCTTGACAAAGTTAAGCAAGAAGTTCCATCCTCATGGGATCCTGCTGCATTGGCCGA ATTTATCGAaaaatatggcactcacatcattgTTGGATTGAAGATGGGTGGTAAAGATGTAGTCTGCGTTAAACAGCAGCAGGACTCACTTCTTCAGGAAACTGACGTGCAGAATCTTCTAAAGAAGCTAGCTGATGAGAGATTCTCTGAAACTACAAATGGAGACTTAATCCTGGGAGAAGGCAAATCATCAGACAAGCCGAAG GATATAGTAAGCATTGTTGTCAGAAGAGGAGGAATCAACAATAATCAAAGCCATAACAAATGGCTTGCAACTATTCCACAGTCACCAGATTTGGTAACAATGTCTTTTGTACCTATAACTTCTCTGTTAAATGGTATTACAGGAAGTGGGTTCCTAAGTCATGCAGTGAACCTTTACCTCCGAT ACAAGCCACCAATTGAAGAACTCGGACATTTTTTGGAGTTCCAAATACCTCGTCATTGGGCTCCAGCATTTGGTGAGCTCCCTCTTGGTCCACGAGTAAAAAAGCAGAGTTTACAATCACTCCAGTTCACGCTTTTGGGTCCAAGGCTTTATGTTAACAACATCCAG GTTGATTCAGGGAACCGTCCGGTGACAGGGATTCGGCTGTACTTGGAAGGCAAGCGGAACGATCGCTTAGCGGTTCACCTCCAACACCTCTCTTCGCTCCCTAACATGTACCAGCTCTCCGATGCAACTACTTATGCCGATGATGACACCGTGTTCAACGACCGACAGTATTATGAGCCCATCAAGTGGTCACTGCTCTCTCACGTCTGCACGGCTCCTATACAATACAATGGAGCCTGCATCGATGACTCTGCCTCCATAGTGACCAAGGCCTGGCTGCAAGTGAAGGAGATGGGCATGAGGAAGGTGCTGTTTCTTAGGCTCGGTTTCTCCAATGTCACTTCGATGACAATCCGAAGGTCTGAGTGGGACGGACCGGCTATGGTGTCACGGAAATCAGGCATCATCTCGACATTGATCACCTCGCGCTTCAGCACAGGTCTCATACCCGAACCGAAGCCGATGGTGGAGGTGAACTCCGCAATCTACCCAAAGGGCCCGCCGGTGCCGATCAGGATGCCAAAGATGTCGAGAATTGTCGATACAACAGAGACTTCGAGGGGCCCAGATGATCTACCAGGATACTGGGTGGTCACCGGGGCTAAGTTGTGCGTCGAAGGCGGCAAGATCTTTCTTAGAGTCAAGTATTCATTGCTAGTGGAAATGCCCGAGGATGACTTCCTGATGTGA
- the LOC135679523 gene encoding MACPF domain-containing protein NSL1-like isoform X1: MMMMVPSGRAEMTQEAVAEKAVAAIGCGYDLCSDLWLSHVKPDSEGRRLIELDQSLAHDLVLPGGVVVPNVPKSIECDRGSRTRFRSDVVSFHQMAELFNQCLSLSGKIPSGTFNAMFDFRGRWQKDASATKSLAFDAWYVTLYGVELVSSRVVLLDKVKQEVPSSWDPAALAEFIEKYGTHIIVGLKMGGKDVVCVKQQQDSLLQETDVQNLLKKLADERFSETTNGDLILGEGKSSDKPKDKKIDKQENNAAFFTSVQSSIISHSKKDDIVSIVVRRGGINNNQSHNKWLATIPQSPDLVTMSFVPITSLLNGITGSGFLSHAVNLYLRYKPPIEELGHFLEFQIPRHWAPAFGELPLGPRVKKQSLQSLQFTLLGPRLYVNNIQVDSGNRPVTGIRLYLEGKRNDRLAVHLQHLSSLPNMYQLSDATTYADDDTVFNDRQYYEPIKWSLLSHVCTAPIQYNGACIDDSASIVTKAWLQVKEMGMRKVLFLRLGFSNVTSMTIRRSEWDGPAMVSRKSGIISTLITSRFSTGLIPEPKPMVEVNSAIYPKGPPVPIRMPKMSRIVDTTETSRGPDDLPGYWVVTGAKLCVEGGKIFLRVKYSLLVEMPEDDFLM; encoded by the exons atgatgatgatggtgcctTCCGGTCGGGCCGAGATGACGCAGGAGGCGGTGGCCGAGAAGGCCGTGGCGGCGATCGGCTGCGGCTACGACCTGTGTTCCGACCTCTGGCTCTCCCACGTGAAGCCCGATTCCGAAGGCCGCCGCTTGATCGAGCTCGACCAAAGCCTCGCTCACGACCTCGTTCTGCCGGGAGGAGTCGTGGTTCCCAACGTCCCCAAGTCCATCGAGTGCGACAGAGGGTCGAGGACGAGGTTCCGGAGCGATGTCGTCTCGTTTCACCAG ATGGCGGAGCTGTTCAATCAGTGTCTTTCGCTGTCGGGGAAAATACCTTCTGGTACGTTCAACGCCATGTTTGATTTCAGGGGACGCTGGCAGAAGGACGCATCAGCTACCAAGAGCCTCGCCTTCGATGCTTGGTACGTAACTCTCTACGGTGTCGAGCTTGTGAGCTCTCGAGTAGTGTTGCTTGACAAAGTTAAGCAAGAAGTTCCATCCTCATGGGATCCTGCTGCATTGGCCGA ATTTATCGAaaaatatggcactcacatcattgTTGGATTGAAGATGGGTGGTAAAGATGTAGTCTGCGTTAAACAGCAGCAGGACTCACTTCTTCAGGAAACTGACGTGCAGAATCTTCTAAAGAAGCTAGCTGATGAGAGATTCTCTGAAACTACAAATGGAGACTTAATCCTGGGAGAAGGCAAATCATCAGACAAGCCGAAG GACAAGAAGATTGACAAACAGGAAAACAATGCAGCATTTTTTACATCTGTTCAGTCATCTATTATATCACACTCAAAAAAGGAT GATATAGTAAGCATTGTTGTCAGAAGAGGAGGAATCAACAATAATCAAAGCCATAACAAATGGCTTGCAACTATTCCACAGTCACCAGATTTGGTAACAATGTCTTTTGTACCTATAACTTCTCTGTTAAATGGTATTACAGGAAGTGGGTTCCTAAGTCATGCAGTGAACCTTTACCTCCGAT ACAAGCCACCAATTGAAGAACTCGGACATTTTTTGGAGTTCCAAATACCTCGTCATTGGGCTCCAGCATTTGGTGAGCTCCCTCTTGGTCCACGAGTAAAAAAGCAGAGTTTACAATCACTCCAGTTCACGCTTTTGGGTCCAAGGCTTTATGTTAACAACATCCAG GTTGATTCAGGGAACCGTCCGGTGACAGGGATTCGGCTGTACTTGGAAGGCAAGCGGAACGATCGCTTAGCGGTTCACCTCCAACACCTCTCTTCGCTCCCTAACATGTACCAGCTCTCCGATGCAACTACTTATGCCGATGATGACACCGTGTTCAACGACCGACAGTATTATGAGCCCATCAAGTGGTCACTGCTCTCTCACGTCTGCACGGCTCCTATACAATACAATGGAGCCTGCATCGATGACTCTGCCTCCATAGTGACCAAGGCCTGGCTGCAAGTGAAGGAGATGGGCATGAGGAAGGTGCTGTTTCTTAGGCTCGGTTTCTCCAATGTCACTTCGATGACAATCCGAAGGTCTGAGTGGGACGGACCGGCTATGGTGTCACGGAAATCAGGCATCATCTCGACATTGATCACCTCGCGCTTCAGCACAGGTCTCATACCCGAACCGAAGCCGATGGTGGAGGTGAACTCCGCAATCTACCCAAAGGGCCCGCCGGTGCCGATCAGGATGCCAAAGATGTCGAGAATTGTCGATACAACAGAGACTTCGAGGGGCCCAGATGATCTACCAGGATACTGGGTGGTCACCGGGGCTAAGTTGTGCGTCGAAGGCGGCAAGATCTTTCTTAGAGTCAAGTATTCATTGCTAGTGGAAATGCCCGAGGATGACTTCCTGATGTGA
- the LOC103992790 gene encoding large ribosomal subunit protein eL27x, with product MVKFLKPNKAVIVLQGRFAGRKAVIVRAFDDGTRERPYGHCLVAGIAKYPKKVIRKDSAKKTAKKSRVKAFLKLVNYSHIMPTRYTLDVDLKDVVTLDALQSRDKKVTACKESKARLEERFKTGKNRWFFTKLRF from the coding sequence ATGGTGAAGTTTCTGAAGCCGAACAAGGCGGTGATCGTCCTGCAAGGGCGATTCGCGGGGCGGAAGGCGGTGATCGTGCGAGCCTTCGACGATGGCACTCGGGAGCGACCCTACGGGCACTGCCTGGTCGCCGGCATCGCCAAGTACCCGAAGAAGGTGATCCGCAAGGACTCCGCAAAGAAGACGGCCAAGAAGTCGCGCGTGAAGGCGTTTCTGAAGCTGGTGAACTACAGCCACATCATGCCCACCCGCTACACACTCGACGTCGATCTCAAGGACGTCGTCACCCTCGATGCGCTCCAGTCCCGCGACAAGAAGGTCACCGCATGCAAGGAGAGCAAGGCTCGCCTTGAGGAGCGCTTTAAGACCGGAAAGAACCGATGGTTCTTCACCAAGCTCAGGTTCTAA
- the LOC135680054 gene encoding putative ubiquitin-conjugating enzyme E2 38 isoform X2 — MQTPLPAAGSKSSFWSSPREMVFASLSKLRIFPRKSSTGGPDVTAPSFSSSASSSSQQQMKKSPNSAGENTSKSKMKTTFDDEIDMKYRLFKQFDVVQDHSDHYYKFSKIKPTKDWVRWIQHEWKILENDLPETIYVRAYEERMDILRAVIVGPAGTPYHDGLFFFDIFFPPTYPQKPPEVYYRSGGLRINPNLYDSGRVCLSLLNTWSGEGCEKWIPYKSSMLQVLVSIQALVLNAKPFFNEPVYAEIKSTPDVEKRSLIYNEGAFVLSCRTMLYLVRNPPKHFGDFVAGHFRKHGGTILKACYAYMNGVQVGCTISQGINEVIEGSKNFSASFQTSLKLLSKDLLREFTRKGADCSEFLALVEVKN, encoded by the exons ATGCAGACGCCGCTTCCCGCCGCCGGTTCCAAGTCGTCGTTTTGGTCGTCCCCAAGGGAGATGGTTTTCGCTTCCCTTTCCAAGCTTCGTATCTTTCCCCGGAAGTCATCAACCGGGGGCCCCGACGTCACGGCGCCATCCTTCTCCTCCTCGGCTTCGAGTTCAAGCCAGCAGCAGATGAAGAAGAGCCCG AATTCTGCAGGGGAAAATACAAGCAAAAGCAAGATGAAAACaacatttgatgatgaaattgacATGAAATACAGATTGTTTAAACAATTTGATGTAGTTCAAGATCATTCAGATCACTACTATAAGTTTTCTAAAATCAAG CCAACAAAAGATTGGGTGAGGTGGATTCAGCATGAGTGGAAGATCCTAGAAAATGATCTACCTG AGACAATATATGTAAGGGCGTATGAAGAAAGGATGGATATTCTAAGGGCTGTTATTGTTGGACCAGCTGGAACTCCTTATCATGATGGCCTTTTCTTCTTTGACATTTTCTTTCCTCCAACCTATCCCCAGAAACCTCCA GAAGTTTATTACAGATCTGGTGGACTTCGAATAAACCCAAATTTGTATGATTCTGGTAGAGTTTGTCTTAGCCTTCTCAACACATGGTCTGGCGAGGGATGTGAGAAGTGGATACCATACAAGTCATCCATGCTGCAGGTTCTGGTCTCTATTCAGGCTCTAGTCCTGAATGCCAAGCCATTTTTTAATGAGCCAGTATATGCCGAGATAAAAAGTACACCTGATGTAGAGAAGCGATCCCTGATTTACAATGAGGGTGCTTTTGTTTTATCCTGCAGAACGATGCTGTATTTGGTTAGGAATCCCCCAAAG CATTTTGGGGACTTTGTTGCTGGACATTTCCGAAAGCATGGAGGCACCATCCTCAAAGCATGTTACGCTTACATGAATGGTGTTCAAGTTGGATGCACAATCAGTCAAGGGATAAATGAAGTTATTGAAGGCAGCAAAAATTTCTCAGCGTCATTCCAGACATCCCTGAAGTTGTTATCTAAAGACCTTTTAAGGGAATTCACTCGCAAAGGAGCTGACTGCTCCGAATTCCTTGCTCTGGTTGAAGTCAAAAATTAA
- the LOC135680054 gene encoding putative ubiquitin-conjugating enzyme E2 38 isoform X1: MQTPLPAAGSKSSFWSSPREMVFASLSKLRIFPRKSSTGGPDVTAPSFSSSASSSSQQQMKKSPNSAGENTSKSKMKTTFDDEIDMKYRLFKQFDVVQDHSDHYYKFSKIKRLFPLQPTKDWVRWIQHEWKILENDLPETIYVRAYEERMDILRAVIVGPAGTPYHDGLFFFDIFFPPTYPQKPPEVYYRSGGLRINPNLYDSGRVCLSLLNTWSGEGCEKWIPYKSSMLQVLVSIQALVLNAKPFFNEPVYAEIKSTPDVEKRSLIYNEGAFVLSCRTMLYLVRNPPKHFGDFVAGHFRKHGGTILKACYAYMNGVQVGCTISQGINEVIEGSKNFSASFQTSLKLLSKDLLREFTRKGADCSEFLALVEVKN, from the exons ATGCAGACGCCGCTTCCCGCCGCCGGTTCCAAGTCGTCGTTTTGGTCGTCCCCAAGGGAGATGGTTTTCGCTTCCCTTTCCAAGCTTCGTATCTTTCCCCGGAAGTCATCAACCGGGGGCCCCGACGTCACGGCGCCATCCTTCTCCTCCTCGGCTTCGAGTTCAAGCCAGCAGCAGATGAAGAAGAGCCCG AATTCTGCAGGGGAAAATACAAGCAAAAGCAAGATGAAAACaacatttgatgatgaaattgacATGAAATACAGATTGTTTAAACAATTTGATGTAGTTCAAGATCATTCAGATCACTACTATAAGTTTTCTAAAATCAAG CGGCTTTTCCCTTTACAGCCAACAAAAGATTGGGTGAGGTGGATTCAGCATGAGTGGAAGATCCTAGAAAATGATCTACCTG AGACAATATATGTAAGGGCGTATGAAGAAAGGATGGATATTCTAAGGGCTGTTATTGTTGGACCAGCTGGAACTCCTTATCATGATGGCCTTTTCTTCTTTGACATTTTCTTTCCTCCAACCTATCCCCAGAAACCTCCA GAAGTTTATTACAGATCTGGTGGACTTCGAATAAACCCAAATTTGTATGATTCTGGTAGAGTTTGTCTTAGCCTTCTCAACACATGGTCTGGCGAGGGATGTGAGAAGTGGATACCATACAAGTCATCCATGCTGCAGGTTCTGGTCTCTATTCAGGCTCTAGTCCTGAATGCCAAGCCATTTTTTAATGAGCCAGTATATGCCGAGATAAAAAGTACACCTGATGTAGAGAAGCGATCCCTGATTTACAATGAGGGTGCTTTTGTTTTATCCTGCAGAACGATGCTGTATTTGGTTAGGAATCCCCCAAAG CATTTTGGGGACTTTGTTGCTGGACATTTCCGAAAGCATGGAGGCACCATCCTCAAAGCATGTTACGCTTACATGAATGGTGTTCAAGTTGGATGCACAATCAGTCAAGGGATAAATGAAGTTATTGAAGGCAGCAAAAATTTCTCAGCGTCATTCCAGACATCCCTGAAGTTGTTATCTAAAGACCTTTTAAGGGAATTCACTCGCAAAGGAGCTGACTGCTCCGAATTCCTTGCTCTGGTTGAAGTCAAAAATTAA
- the LOC135679524 gene encoding vegetative cell wall protein gp1-like: MSRSSHQSPHAKLKTPPRPLFSCGIFRNCTQSALSPTTPPPSAATFLASASPPPPSATPPPPSASPPPPPPPQPSAAPDPPRPTEPERPPPSTSSSSSSSSSTSQSFTQWRFPLQHHHQQQPTPEPERGPQALDPSHAASFNLAEAFRAAELQFASGASLPALRLLERSLAPDSSPTPIPCPPPVMAGVVAALREPASARPAAKVLLALLLAEHNRRAAVEAGAASAALEAVAASGPAGATAERALAALELLCTVADGAAGVRAHAAAAAALAGAVEGMAGRGRECAIGVMAAIYGGAAAGEAPPEVGRAVVAAMQGECSARGRRKGAQLLRALQESGRLDLPTDTAIGRP, from the coding sequence ATGAGCCGGAGCAGCCACCAGAGCCCCCATGCGAAGCTGAAGACACCACCGCGGCCCCTCTTCTCCTGCGGCATCTTCCGCAACTGCACCCAGTCCGCCCTCAGCCCCACCACTCCTCCCCCCTCCGCCGCCACCTTCTTGGCCTCCGCTTCCCCGCCGCCTCCTTCGGCTACGCCCCCGCCGCCCTCCGCCTCGCCTCCGCCCCCTCCTCCGCCCCAGCCGTCCGCAGCCCCCGACCCACCCCGGCCGACCGAGCCCGAACGCCCTCCTccgtccacctcctcctcctcctcctcctcctcgtctactTCCCAGAGCTTCACCCAGTGGAGATTCCCCCTGCAGCACCACCACCAACAGCAACCGACGCCTGAGCCGGAGCGCGGGCCGCAGGCCCTTGACCCTTCCCACGCCGCCTCCTTTAACCTCGCGGAGGCGTTCCGTGCCGCAGAGCTCCAGTTCGCCTCCGGCGCCAGCCTCCCGGCCCTGCGCCTGTTAGAGAGGTCCCTCGCACCGGATTCCTCTCCCACGCCGATACCCTGCCCTCCGCCGGTGATGGCCGGCGTGGTGGCCGCCCTGCGGGAGCCAGCCTCGGCGCGGCCGGCGGCCAAAGTGCTCCTCGCGCTACTCCTCGCGGAGCACAACCGGCGGGCCGCAGTGGAGGCCGGGGCAGCGTCTGCGGCGCTGGAGGCGGTGGCGGCGTCTGGGCCTGCGGGCGCGACAGCGGAGCGGGCACTGGCGGCGCTGGAGCTGCTGTGCACTGTGGCGGATGGGGCGGCGGGGGTGCGGGCACACGCCGCGGCCGCGGCGGCGCTGGCGGGGGCGGTGGAGGGGATGGCGGGGAGGGGGAGGGAGTGCGCCATCGGTGTGATGGCTGCGATCTACGGCGGGGCGGCGGCGGGGGAGGCACCGCCGGAGGTGGGGAGGGCGGTGGTGGCGGCGATGCAGGGTGAGTGCAGCGCGCGGGGTAGACGAAAGGGGGCGCAGCTGCTGCGCGCGCTGCAGGAGAGCGGCCGTCTCGACCTCCCGACTGACACAGCCATCGGACGCCCATGA
- the LOC135679525 gene encoding auxin-responsive protein IAA16-like isoform X3 has protein sequence MMDLYQGSEYVLMKTRDGYWMLIINIPSEMFSNRFRRLRIMKISDLEFAPRATMKCQSWLELATSWKISLVHYNLMAAWRKASVL, from the exons ATGATGGATCTTTATCAAGGGTCTGAGTATGTACTTATGAAGACAAGAGATGGGTATTGGATGCTCATCATCAATATACCTTCAGA AATGTTTAGTAATCGTTTCAGAAGGCTGAGGATCATGAAGATTTCAGATCTGGAATTTG CACCAAGGGCCACGATGAAGTGTCAGAGCTGGCTGGAACTAGCAACATCTTGGAAGATCAGCTTGGTGCATTATAACCTTATGGCCGCATG GAGAAAAGCTTCGGTGTTGTGA
- the LOC135679525 gene encoding auxin-responsive protein IAA16-like isoform X2 translates to MMDLYQGSEYVLMKTRDGYWMLIINIPSEMFSNRFRRLRIMKISDLEFAPRATMKCQSWLELATSWKISLVHYNLMAACIYVFLKTATMLISMRCIA, encoded by the exons ATGATGGATCTTTATCAAGGGTCTGAGTATGTACTTATGAAGACAAGAGATGGGTATTGGATGCTCATCATCAATATACCTTCAGA AATGTTTAGTAATCGTTTCAGAAGGCTGAGGATCATGAAGATTTCAGATCTGGAATTTG CACCAAGGGCCACGATGAAGTGTCAGAGCTGGCTGGAACTAGCAACATCTTGGAAGATCAGCTTGGTGCATTATAACCTTATGGCCGCATG CATCTATGTCTTCCTAAAAACTGCAACCATGCTGATCAGCATGAGATGTATCGCAT GA
- the LOC135679525 gene encoding auxin-responsive protein IAA16-like isoform X1: protein MMDLYQGSEYVLMKTRDGYWMLIINIPSEMFSNRFRRLRIMKISDLEFAPRATMKCQSWLELATSWKISLVHYNLMAACIYVFLKTATMLISMRCIACE from the exons ATGATGGATCTTTATCAAGGGTCTGAGTATGTACTTATGAAGACAAGAGATGGGTATTGGATGCTCATCATCAATATACCTTCAGA AATGTTTAGTAATCGTTTCAGAAGGCTGAGGATCATGAAGATTTCAGATCTGGAATTTG CACCAAGGGCCACGATGAAGTGTCAGAGCTGGCTGGAACTAGCAACATCTTGGAAGATCAGCTTGGTGCATTATAACCTTATGGCCGCATG CATCTATGTCTTCCTAAAAACTGCAACCATGCTGATCAGCATGAGATGTATCGCATGTGAGTAA